Proteins encoded by one window of Fusarium graminearum PH-1 chromosome 1, whole genome shotgun sequence:
- a CDS encoding multiple RNA-binding domain-containing protein 1: MASSRIFIKGLPPNISEADFRKHFSAQGREITDVKLIPQRRIGYVGYKTSEDASKAVKYFNRSYIRMSKIAVETARPISDPALNRAQSAAHSKPASQPSTTIKGKEQSAEKDSDSTLRKRKRDEPQAVADPKLREFLHVMKEGREGAVDDGVHGGLGDGVAAVAANAVPEEESDDEYEQIPARKEKQRRIEPPAKPLVSETLPSHLKEAKPVSDMQDKAPAADEPVESADAAKPNPEKQEAVAEDDDWLRSRTNRLLDLVDPDDLERTPVQGPSATETDHAQGGDAMEITPADPPTADDVEVVEPVPVATGGEPAEDDLLEAIRRTSRLFVRNLPYSATEDDLRESFEQFGTVEENLETNILVHLPVNKSGTSKGFALILFTEPSGAVEAFQAMDGATFQGRIIHIIPASARRDTALDEFTLSKLPLKKQNMIRKKQEASTNTFNWNALYMSQDAVNASVANRLGVSKSELLDPTSADAAVKQAIAETSVIQETKSYFTANGVDLEAFKSKKRGDTAILVKNFPYGTTIDELRKLFEESGPVLRVLMPPSGTIAIVQFSQPNYAKSAFGNLAYRRIGDSVLFLEKAPSDIFTGGDQLDQAVSLKDRQAPTVQNLSVNDLLSRGDKPEEELETTSLFVRNLNFSTTTSRLAETFQSLDGFVSARVKTKMDPKKPGQTLSMGFGFVEFRTKGQAQAALKVMDGHVLEDHTLAVKASHKGLDAAEERRREDKAKKSAGQRTKIIIKNLPFQTTKKDIRSLFGTYGQLRSVRLPKKADYTPRGFAFADFVTPREAENALNSLRDTHLLGRKLVLDFAEADAVDAEEEIAKMQKKVGGQVNKVALQQLTGKGRSRVNIGNEDEEMDG; encoded by the exons atggcttcatcaagaaTTTTCATCAAGGGATTGCCTCCCAACATCTCAGAGGCTGATTTTCGGAAACACTTCTCCGCCCAGGGTCGCGAGATTACCGATGTCAAGCTGATTCCCCAGCGACGCATTGGCTATGTGGGATACAAGACATCCGAAGATGCCTCCAAGGCAGTCAAGTACTTCAACAGGTCTTACATTCGCATGTCCAAGATCGCCGTGGAGACAGCCAGACCC ATCTCAGACCCCGCCCTCAACAGAGCTCAGAGCGCCGCGCATTCCAAACCTGCATCGCAACCATCCACCACgatcaagggcaaggagcAGTCGGCTGAGAAAGACTCTGATTCGACCTTGAGGAAGCGCAAGCGAGATGAGCCCCAAGCTGTTGCGGACCCCAAGCTACGCGAATTCCTTCACGTAATGAAGGAAGGTAGGGAGGGCGCCGTCGACGATGGCGTCCACGGTGGACTCGGCGATGGAGTAGCTGCTGTAGCTGCCAACGCCGTtcctgaagaagagagtgacgatgagTACGAGCAAATACCTGCTCGGAAGGAGAAGCAGCGCAGAATCGAACCTCCAGCGAAgcctcttgtctctgagaCGTTGCCTTCGCATCttaaagaagcaaagccGGTCTCTGATATGCAGGATAAAGCTCCTGCAGCTGACGAACCGGTGGAGTCTGCAGATGCGGCAAAGCCCAACCCAGAAAAGCAGGAGGCTGTTGCAGAGGATGACGATTGGCTTCGTTCACGCACAAACAGACTGCTGGACCTTGTTGATCCCGATGATCTGGAACGAACACCTGTGCAAGGGCCTTCAGCAACTGAGACCGATCATGCACAGGGAGGCGATGCAATGGAAATCACCCCAGCCGACCCGCCAACCGCGGATGACGTGGAGGTGGTTGAACCTGTGCCTGTGGCAACAGGGGGCGAACCGGCAGAGGACGACTTGCTTGAGGCGATCCGTCGAACATCTCGACTTTTTGTCCGAAATTTGCCCTACAGCGCCACCGAGGATGATCTTCGGGAGAGCTTTGAGCAGTTTGGAACTGTTGAAGAG AACCTTGAGACGAATATTTTA GTTCATCTGCCCGTCAACAAGTCAGGTACCAGCAAGGGGTTTGCCCTGATTTTGTTTACTGAGCCTTCGGGAGCGGTTGAAGCATTCCAAGCCATGGATGGGGCGACGTTTCAGGGGCGTATTATTCACATCATTCCTGCCAGTGCTAGGAGAGACACTGCTTTGGACGAGTTTACTCTCTCCAAATTGCCtctcaagaaacaaaacatgaTCCGCAAGAAACAGGAGGCATCCACAAATACCTTCAACTGGAATGCGCTGTATATGAGCCAGGATGCCGTCAACGCATCAGTTGCCAACCGTCTTGGTGTTTCAAAATCAGAACTCCTCGACCCTACCTcagctgatgctgctgtAAAGCAGGCCATCGCGGAGACAAGCGTCATTCAAGAGACCAAATCCTATTTTACCGCTAATGGGGTGGACCTTGAGGCTTTCAAATCAAAGAAGCGGGGCGACACAGCCATTTTGGTCAAGAACTTTCCCTATGGTACTACGATCGACGAACTCCGCAAGCTTTTCGAGGAGTCCGGGCCTGTGCTGAGAGTTTTGATGCCCCCAAGTGGGACAATTGCTATTGTCCAGTTCTCCCAGCCTAATTACGCCAAGTCCGCTTTTGGGAATCTGGCGTATCGCCGGATTGGCGATAGCGTTCTCTTTTTGGAAAAGGCGCCAAGTGATATCTTCACAGGCGGCGACCAACTAGACCAAGCCGTGTCGCTAAAAGATCGACAGGCTCCGACGGTCCAAAACCTTAGTGTGAACGACTTACTGTCACGCGGTGATAAGCCGGAGGAAGAGTTGGAAACAACCTCACTGTTTGTGCGGAACTTAAATTTCTCCACTACCACATCTCGGCTTGCAGAAACTTTTCAGTCCCTCGACGGATTCGTCTCGGCCAGGGTTAAGACTAAGATGGACCCGAAGAAACCAGGGCAGACACTTAGCATGGGCTTTGGTTTTGTGGAGTTTAGGACCAAGGGTCAAGCGCAGGCTgctctcaaggtcatggaTGGTCATGTCCTTGAAGATCACACACTCGCTGTGAAGGCATCGCACAAGGGTCTCGACGCTGCCGAGGAGAGACGTCGTGAGGACAAGGCTAAGAAGTCTGCTGGGCAACgtaccaagatcatcatcaagaacttgcCTTTCCAGACGACCAAGAAAGACATCAGGTCTCTCTTTGGCACCTATGGTCAGCTTAGGTCGGTACGCCTTCCTAAGAAGGCTGACTACACCCCTCGGGGTTTTGCTTTTGCAGACTTTGTCACTCCCCGTGAAGCCGAGAACGCGCTAAACTCGCTGAGGGACACCCACTTGCTGGGTCGCAAGCTTGTCTTGGACTTTGCTGAGGCAGACGCAGttgatgccgaggaggagattgcaaagatgcagaagaaggTTGGAGGACAAGTCAACAAGGTGGCCCTCCAGCAATTGACTGGTAAGGGAAGGAGTAGGGTCAATATTGgcaacgaagacgaggagatgGACGGTTGA